The following DNA comes from Cedecea neteri.
ACCGACATTAGCACAACGGCAATGACCAGCCAGAGTATTAGGTTTTTCGCCATGTCACTCAAGGGATTAACCTCATATTACAACTGTGTTAACAAACAGCGTCAGGGTACTATAGTTTGCGCCCGGTCGCTACAATGTACACTTCACGTGAGCGGGCACGAGAAGAGTCCGGCTTACGAACTTTAACCGTCGTAAACAGGGAGCGAATTTCTCGCAGGTATTCATCGAAACCTTCGCCCTGAAACACTTTCACTACAAAACTACCGCCCGGCGCCAGTACGTCCCGACACATTTCCAGTGCCAGTTCAACCAAGTACATAGCGCGGGGAATATCGACTGCCGGTGTCCCGCTCATGTTTGGCGCCATATCTGACATGACAACCTGCACTTTACTGTCACCAACACGTTCCAGCAGGGCCTTGACGACTAATTCATCACGAAAATCGCCCTGAAGGAAGTCCACACCAACGATAGGATCCATTGGTAAAAGATCGCAAGCGATGATTCGCCCCTGATTCCCGATTTGCGTCACGACATATTGTGACCACCCGCCGGGTGCAGCACCAAGATCAACAATAGTCATTCCTGGCTTAAAAAGTTTGTCACTTTGCTGTATTTCATCAAGTTTAAACCAGGCACGGGACCGCAACCCCTTTTTCTGTGCCTGTTGAACATATTTATCGCTAAAGTGTTCCTGCAGCCAGCGACTGGAGCTGGCAGAACGCTTCTTACCTGTCATCTCAATATCCAACTTTGTTCATCGTGAATAGCAGGCTAACTAACAATCAGCACAGCCGATTTGGCGATACACTGGAGATGGCGGTAGAATGAACCGTTTTCAATCCCAACGTAAGCAAAAAATACGATGAATCTGAGTACTAAACAAAAACAGCACCTAAAAGGTCTGGCCCATCCGCTCAAGCCGGTGGTTATGCTTGGCAATAATGGTTTGACCGAAGGGGTACTGGCCGAGATTGAACAAGCGCTTGAGCACCATGAATTAATCAAGGTGAAGATCGCAACGGAAGATCGCGAAAACAAAACCTTAATTGTGGATGCCATCGTGCGGGAAACCGGCGCCTGTAACGTACAGGTCATCGGTAAAACGCTGGTGCTCTATCGCCCTTCTAAAGAGCGTAAGATTTCTCTGCCGAAATAAGCAGAGGTGTGCAAAATGCCACGCTATGTTCGTTGATAAAAGGCCGCTATGCGGCCTTTTTCTTTTCTTTACAATACGCCAACCCTTTAGTGGGCGTAGTAAAAATTACAGATATTCTACCTTTAAGATTTCAAATTCGACATCGCCACCCGGCGTGCGAATTACGACAACATCGTCGCATTCTTTACCCACAAGACCGCGAGCAATAGGCGAATTTACAGAGATAAGATTCTTTTTAAAATCAGCCTCATCGTCGCCAACGATGCGATAAGTAAGCTCTTCGTCATTGTCCAGGTTCAGTACTGTTACGGTAGTACCAAAAATCACACGGCCATTATTTGGCATTCTTGTGACATCGATCACCTGAGCATTAGAAAGCTTAGCTTCGATATCCTGGATGCGGCCTTCACAAAAACCCTGCTGCTCACGCGCGGCATGATATTCAGCATTTTCTTTCAGATCGCCATGTTCACGAGCTTCGGCAATGGCAGCAATGATTTCAGGACGGCGAACGGATTTCAGGAAATCCAGTTCTTCGCGAAGTTGTTCAGCGCCACGTAAGGTCATCGGAATAGGTTGCATTTGTTATACCTCTTAAAATCAGTCCTCTGCAGCAGGGCAAAACACCGCGCTGGCTTAAGAGCATGGCCGGTAACGTGCGTCTCTCCGGCAACAAATAAAAGAAAACCGACCCGGGGTGATAACTCCAGGTCAGTAACAGTTTTCAAATTGACCGGTATTTTACCCTGGAGTTCCCTAAGGGTCATCGTTTACTTTGCACCATAATGCACCGTAGTATGGCGGTCACGTTTCCAGGCCGTTACCGCGAGATTATGCGATTTTTGAGATTTGTCATTGGGTTGACCGCTGCCGTAGCTATGAATGTTCAGGCTGCGAACGTTGAAGAGTACACCTCCCAGTTGCCTGACGGGGCGAACCTGGCACTGATGGTGCAAAAAGTCGGTGCCACGAGCCCGTTCATCGATTATCACAGCCAGCAAATGGCTCTGCCTGCCAGTACTCAGAAAGTGATTACGGCGCTAGCGGCCCTCCTTCAACTGGGCCCGGATTTTCGCTTTACCACAACGCTAGAAAGTCGTGCTCAAATCGATAATGGCGTACTTAACGGCGATCTTATCGCCCGCTTCGGCGGCGATCCTACGCTAAAGCGTCAGGATATTCGCAACATGGTTGCCGAATTAAAAAAAGCAGGCGTCCAACAGATTAAGGGCAACGTGCTGGTCGACACATCTATTTTTGCCAGCCACGATAAAGCCCCCGGCTGGCCGTGGAACGACATGACGCAGTGCTTCAGCGCACCGCCAGCCGCCGCCATAGTAGACCGAAACTGCTTCTCTATTTCCTTATACAGCGCCCCGAAAGCTGATGATTTAGCCTATATTCGCATTGCTTCTTACTATCCAGTGGTGATGTTTAGTCAGGTCAGAACGCTGGCCAAAGGCTCTCCCGACGCCCAATACTGTGAACTGGATGTTGTCCCAGGCGATCTCAACCGCTATACGCTTACAGGCTGCCTTACACAGCGTGCCGATCCGCTGCCATTAGCCTTCGCCATTCAGGATGGGGCCAGCTATGCAGGCGCAATCATCAAAGATGAATTGAAGCAGGCAGGGATCAGCTACAGCGGAACACTGCTGCGCCAGACGCAACCTAATGAGCCGGGAACGGTTATCGCCAGCAAGCAATCAGCACCGCTTCATGACCTGCTTAAAATCATGCTCAAGAAATCCGATAACATGATTGCCGATACCGTATTCAGGACCATTGGACATAACCGGTTGGGTGTTCCTGGCACCTGGCGGGCAGGTGCTGATGCTGTACGCCAGATATTGCGCCAAAAAGCAGGCGTAGATTTGGGGAACAGTATTGTCGTCGATGGCTCAGGCCTTTCGCGCCATAACCTGATTTCACCGGCCACAATGATGCAGGTGCTGCAATACATCGCACAGAACGATAATCAGCTAAACTTTATCTCCATGCTTCCACTCGCTGGTTATGATGGCTCCCTGCAGTATCGCGCAGGCCTGCATCAAGCGGGCGTCGACGGCAAAGTGTCGGCGAAAACAGGCTCGTTGCAAGGGGTTTATAATCTGGCTGGCTTCATTACAACGGCAAGCGGGCAACGTATGGCTTTCGTGCAGTATCTCTCCGGCTATGCCGTTGAACCTGCAGACCAGCGTAATCGCCGCATTCCGCTAGTGCGCTTCGAAAGCAGACTTTACAAGGATATTTACCAAAATAATTAGCTATGAAACTGCTTATTGTTGAAGACGATTTACTGCTACAGGAAGGTCTTTCACTGGCATTAGACGGTGAAGGCTATGCGTTGGACTGCGCCGCCACGGCAGCGGAGGCCGATGCTCTGCTGCAAAGCGGTGAATACAGCCTGATCATTCTCGACCTGGGCCTCCCTGACAAAGACGGTGCGACACTGCTAAGCCAGTGGCGTCGTCGCGGGATAAAAAATCCTGTGCTTATCCTGACCGCTCGTGATGCACTTGAAGACAGGGTAAACGGTCTGGACTCCGGTGCTGATGATTATCTGGTTAAACCTTTTGCGCTGGCAGAGCTTCAGGCGCGTGCAAGGGCATTGATCCGCCGCTATCAGGGCCACAGCGACAACCTGCTTCAGGAAGACGATTTAACTCTCAATTTGCAGACTCAGCAGGTGCTGCTCGCCAACCAGGCTGTAGAAATTACGCCCAAAGAATTCGCGCTTCTGACCCGCCTGATGATGCGCATCGGCCAGACGGTCCATCGCGAAACACTGCAGCAGGATATTTACAGCTGGCAGGACGATCCGAGCTCCAATACCCTTGAAGTGCACATTCATAATCTACGTCGAAAATTAGGCAAAGACAGAATCAAAACCGTGCGTGGCGTTGGCTACCGGCTGGAAACTCGTTCATGAGCAGCATGCGCCGGCGCCTGATGATCCTGCTGGCGCTGATTCTTCTTTTCTTCCAGCTGATTAGCGTTGTCTGGCTTTGGCATGAAAGTCGCGAACAGATTGGCTTTTTGGTGAGTGAAACGCTCTCCGCAAAAGCCCGAAACCAGCAGGTCGAGAAAGAGATTCGTGAAGCGATTGCCTCTCTGCTAGTCCCTTCTCTGGTTATGGTTGCCTTTACGCTGTTTTTCTCTTTCTGGGCAATTACCTGGATAACCCGTCCGCTAAACCAATTGCGTTCAAGCCTGGCTAACCGTTCAGCCGACAACCTCACTCCCCTACCCATGTTTTCCGACATGGACGAAATGGTGGCAGTGACCAATTCCCTCAACCAGTTGCTTGGCCGTCTGGACCATACCATTCAACAGGAGCGCTTATTCACTGCAGATGCGGCCCATGAACTGAGAACACCACTTGCAGGCCTCAGGTTACATCTGGAATTAATGGTAAAAAATGGGGTAACACAGGCCCCGATGCTGCTAACACGTATCGATCAGCTCATGCATACCATTGAACAGCTCCTGATGCTTTCCCGCGCCGGACAAGCTCTTGCCAGCGGGCATTACAATACTCTGACCTGGAGCAGCGACATCGTTGCGCCGCTGAAGATGGAAATGGAAGAATTGGCTGCGCCTCGCGGGCAAAAGCTCATCTGGCCTGCGGATTTATCTCTGACCGTGCAGGGTGATGCCGTGCTGCTGCGTTTAATGCTGCGTAACCTGCTGGAAAATGCCTCCCGCTATAGCCCAGAAAAAGGCGTGATTCATGTGATGCTGGCAGAGAAAGAGGGAGGAACTCTGTTGAGCGTTGCCGACAGCGGGCCGGGCATTAAAGCTGAGTATCTTCAACAGATAACGGAACCTTTCAGGCGTATGGACCAGCGTTACGGCGGTAGCGGGCTAGGCCTGAACATTGTGCTACGTATTGTGCAGCTCCATCATGGCCGCCTTGAACTGGATAACCGCGCTGAAGGCGGCTTGCAGGCTGACTGCTGGCTTCCAAACAGCATCCAATAAAAAAGGCCGGGAGCACCGGCCTTCTTCGTTGAGACTTACTTCTGGTAGATAATTTCGACGCCTTCGTCGTCTTCATCGTCCCAGTCGTCATCCCAGTCTTCTTCTGCTTCAGCTTCCATTTCGTCGAGCTGCTGGCGATGGTAATCATCCCACATAAACTCGACTTTCTCAGGCTGCTTAGCGACTTCAGCCGCCGTAATTGGGTTTTCGATGATAAACGTCATCACATCCCAGCAGAGGTCTTTCACGCCCATCTGGCTTGCCGCAGAGATAAGGTAGAATTTATCTTCCCAGCCGAGTGCTTCGGCAATCGCCTTCGCCTTCTCTTCAGCCTGCGCTTTGTCCATCAGGTCGATTTTGTTAAATACAAGCCAGCGAGGTTTAGATGCCAGGCTTTCGCTGTATTTTTCCAGCTCGCCAACGATGATACGGGCGTTTTCAACCGGATCGGAACCATCGATAGGCTCAATGTCAATGAGATGCAGCAGCACGCGACAGCGCTCAAGGTGCTTAAGGAAGCGAATACCGAGGCCAGCACCGTCGGCAGCACCTTCAATCAGTCCTGGAATATCCGCGACAACAAAGCTCTTCTCGTTATCCATACGGACAACGCCAAGGCTTGGCACCAACGTGGTAAACGGATAATCAGCCACTTTTGGCTTCGCAGCAGATACCGCACGGATAAAGGTGGACTTACCCGCATTTGGCATACCCAGCATACCCACATCAGCCAGCAGCATCAGTTCTAGCTGCAGGTCGCGTTTTTCACCTGGCGTCCCCATCGTTTTCTGGCGTGGAGTACGGTTAACCGAGGATTTAAAACGGGTATTACCCAGACCATGCCAGCCGCCTTTAGCAACCATCAGCTTCTGACCGTGCTGAGTCATATCGCCCATGGTTTCGCCGGTGCCCTGATCGATAACTCGGGTACCGACTGGCACCTTCACGGTGACGTCATGTCCACGCTTACCGGTACAGTCACGGCTTTGGCCGTTCTGGCCACGCTCGGCGCGGAAGGCTTTTTCAAAACGATAATCGATGAGTGTGTTCAGGTTCTCGTCAGCTTCAAGCCACACATCACCACCATCACCACCATCACCGCCATCCGGGCCGCCTCTCGGGATATATTTTTCACGGCGGAAGCTAACGCAGCCGTTACCACCATCACCTGCTACGACCAGGATCGTTGCTTCATCAACAAACTTCATCTTACTTCTCCGTAAATCATTCGCCCGAACGCTGCACTGGTGTGGCCGTTTCGGTTTTATGCCAGCGCCCCCAAAGGCGATGGCCAATCGCGGAATACATCGCACCAGCCACAACCACAAGTGCCCCGATATAACCCACGAGGTTAAGCATCGGTATGGCGAAATACTCGGGCCAGGCCTGAGACAGCAGGTCTGAGAACAACAACGTAAATAACGGGGTTAGCGTAATGATGGCGCTAACCTGGGAGGCCTGCCAGCGCGCCATCGCCTCAGCGAGCGCGCCATATCCTACCAGCGTATTCAGACCGCAAAAAACCAGACATGCCAGTTGCCAGCCACTAAGCTGGAAAATCACACCTGGTTTTGCCAGCGGCAAAAGTGCAATAGTACATAAAGTGTACAACAAAAAGAGAATCTGCTGTGAGGCTAACCGGCGTAATAACACCTTCTGCGCCACACCATAGCTGACCCAAACCGTTGCCGCCAGCACGCCGAAGATGACACCAAGGGTGTAATCCGTCAGGCGAGTAAAAATCTCTACAAGACTGGTGTTGAAGAACATCACCAGACCACACAAGAGCATAATGGCACCAATAATCTGTGTGCCACGCATTCTCTCTTTCAGCACTACTACGCTCGCCACCATCATTCCTACAGGGGAAAGCTGGCCAATAACCTGAGACGCAGTAGGACTCAAATACTGCAGGGAAGAACTAAAGAGCAGAAAGTTGCCAAACAATCCGCCTGTGGCGATCGCTAACAGCACTAGCCACCGGGGCTTGCGGAACATTCTGAGCGGCGGCAATTTTCCCCGAATCGCAAGGAAAATACCCAGACCAATACTGGCCATCAAAAATCGATAAAAGACCACAGTCGGCGGTGCCATGACCGGAAGCACCTGCTTCATCGCTATAGGTAAAGCACCCCAGCACATCGCCGTGGTTAACGCTAAAAGAATACCGATTCCCGCCTGCTGCCCCATGCCCATTCCCTGTTTTAATTTACCAGGCGTACAATGTAAAAAGCCCCGCAACACGTTGCGGGGCTTTCATCCGTTACCGGACCGAAAAACTTACTCAGCAACGATGCTGATGTATTTACGATTGTTCGGGCCTTTAACTTCGAATTTTACTTTACCGTCTGCTTTAGCAAACAGGGTGTGGTCACGACCACAACCTACATTGTTGCCAGCGTGGAATTTGGTGCCACGTTGACGAACGATGATGCTACCAGCCAGTACAGTTTCACCACCAAAGCGTTTTACACCCAGGCGTTTTGCTTCTGAATCGCGACCGTTACGAGTTGAGCCGCCAGCCTTTTTATGTGCCATTTAATCTACTCCTCAGGTCTTAGGCGCTGATGCCAGTGATTTTCACATCAGTGAACCACTGACGATGGCCCGCTTGCTTACGATAGTGCTTACGGCGACGGAACTTAACGATCTTAACTTTCTCGCCACGACCGTGAGCAACAACCTCAGCCTTAATAACGCCACCATCAACGAAAGGAACGCCGATTTTGACTTCTTCACCGTTTGCGATCATCAGAACTTCAGCGAACTCAACAGTTTCGCCAGTTGCGATGTCCAGCTTTTCCAGGCGAACGGTCTGACCTTCGCTTACTCGGTGTTGTTTACCACCACTTTGGAAAACCGCGTACATATAAAACTCCGCTTTCCGCGCTTGCCTTTCATTGGATTCAGGTAGCGCTATAAATATTCACAATAGGGCGCGAATATTACGCAAATCGTGAGGGTTTGACAAGCCCGATCGTCAATTACCGTAGAAAAAAAACGCAACAGCACACACACCGTTTATCTGCCTCGTTTTTTCAGTACAATCTGTACTACAGTATCGAACCTCAACCCTCTCGTTATGCCATATGGATGTGGAATAAACAGGACGAAAGCCAGACTTTTGCGATGAATTTAGAAAAAATTAATGAGTTAACCGCGCAAGATATGGCGGGTGTCAATGCGACAATCCTTGAGCAATTGAATTCCGATGTCCAACTGATCAACCAGTTGGGTTACTACATTGTCAGCGGGGGCGGTAAACGCATCCGTCCAATGATTGCCGTGCTCGCTGCACGGGCGCTTTCCTATGAAGGGCAGGCCCATGTCAGAATTGCAGCGCTGATCGAATTCATACATACCGCTACTCTGCTTCACGATGACGTCGTGGACGAATCAGATATGCGTCGGGGTAAAGCTACCGCCAATGCGGCTTTCGGCAACGCAGCAAGCGTCCTGGTCGGTGATTTCATCTATACACGAGCATTTCAGATGATGACCAGCCTCGGTTCTTTGAAGGTGCTGGAGGTGATGTCAGAGGCTGTGAATGTTATAGCCGAAGGCGAAGTGTTGCAGCTGATGAACTGTAATGATCCTGACATCACTGAAGAAAGCTACATGCGGGTCATCTACAGCAAAACGGCTCGCTTGTTTGAAGCCGCTGCTCAATGCTCCGGAATTCTGGCGGGTGCTACGGAAGTTCAGGAAAAAGCCCTGCAGGATTATGGGCGTTACCTGGGCACAGCCTTCCAGCTTATAGATGACCTGTTGGATTACAGCTCAGACGGACAAACGTTGGGTAAAAACGTAGGCGACGATTTGAACGAAGGCAAACCGACGCTGCCGCTGTTGCACGCGATGCGCAATGGCTCACCAGAGCAAGCGCAGATGATCCGTGAAGCGATCGAACAAGGAAATGGGCGTCACCTGCTAGAACCCGTATTAAAAGCCATGTCGGATTGCGGTTCCCTGGAATGGACTCGCCAGCGTGCCGAAGAGGAAGCGGATAAAGCGATCGATGCTCTCTCTGTCCTCCCTGATAGCCCACATCGAGAAGCTCTGATCTCTCTGGCCCACATGTCCGTACAGCGCGATCGTTAGCCTGGACTTTAGCGCGCCGAAAAGGCGCGCTAAAGTTTCCAATAAATCATTCCCCTCACCTTTCCCTTCTTTTCCTTTTCTAATCATTTTCATTAGCTTTCATCATATTTGCGGATGGAAACACAGAATTTATTATTCCTTGCACTTACTGGAATCATTTGGAAATTTTTATGTTATAAATTTCCAGTGTTATTGCTCAGTTCAGAGCAGGACTTGTAAGATTACAGGGAGAGATTATGGAAAATCAGTATGTGGACTGGCATCCGGCAGACATCATTGCCGGCCTGAGAAAAAAGAGAACGTCGCTTGCCGCCTTATCACGTCAGTCAGGTTTAAGCTCTTCAACGCTCGCAAACGCGTTATCGCGCCCATGGCCTAAAGGGGAGTTTATTATCGCTCGGGCTTTAGGCGTAGCCCCTCAGATCATCTGGCCCTCGCGTTACCACGATCCGGTAACCCATGAATTTATCGACAGAACCAGAAAGATTCGGCAGCAATAAAAAAGCCGGGGCATGCCCCGGCTTTTTGTCACGATAAAAAAGTCGCTTACTCGCTACCCTTCACGCGTTCAATCTTAGCGCCCAGCGCCTGAAGTTTATCTTCAATGCGCTCGTAGCCGCGATCGATATGATAAATACGATCCACTATCGTTGTTCCTTCAGCGATACAGCCCGCCAGAACAAGACTTGCAGAAGCACGAAGATCGGTAGCCATTACCTGAGCGCCGGAAAGCTTTTCAACCCCGTGGCAGATAACCGTATTGCTTTCGATCTCAGCATGCGCGCCCATACGGATTAATTCAGGCACATGCATGAAGCGGTTTTCGAAGATAGTTTCGGTAATCACGCCAGTCCCTTCCGCCACCAGGTTTAGCAGCGTGAATTGCGCCTGCATATCGGTAGGGAAGCCTGGGTGCGGAGCAGTACGCACCGTCACGCCTTTTGGACGCTGACCATGCATATCAAGGCTGATCCAGTCTTCACCCGTTTCAACCTCCGCGCCAGCTTCACGCAGCTTCGCCAACACGGCATCCAGAGTATCGGGCTGTGCGTTACGGCAAAGAATTTTACCGCCAGAGATTGCAGCGGCCACCAGGAAGGTCCCGGTTTCAATGCGGTCAGGCAGCACGCGATAAACGCCCCCGCCCAAACGAGCAACACCTTCGATCGTGATACGATCGGTGCCTGCGCCGCTGATCTTCGCACCCAGGGTGTTGAGGAAGTTCGCGGTATCAACGATCTCCGGTTCACGCGCGGCGTTTTCAATGATCGTTTTACCTTCCGCAAGCGTAGCTGCACTCATGATAGTCACGGTCGCGCCGACGCTCACCTTATCCATCACAATGTGGGCCCCTTTAAGGCGGCCATTCACCGACGCCTTAACGTAACCTTCTTCCAGCTTAATTTCCGCGCCAAGCTGCTCCAGGCCGGTGATGTGCAGATCTACCGGGCGAGCGCCGATGGCACAGCCACCAGGCAGAGAAACCTGCCCCTGGCCAAAGCGAGCAACCAGAGGCCCCAGCGCCCAAATAGATGCACGCATGGTTTTCACCAGGTCATAAGGCGCACAGAAGATATTCACACCGCTGGCGTCAATGTAGACGGAACCATTGCGCTCAACTTTGGTACCCAGCTGGCTCAGCAGCTTCATTGTGGTATCAATATCTTTCAGTTTTGGAACGTTCTGAATCTCTACCGGCTCTTCTGCCAGAAGGGCTGCGAAGAGGATCGGCAGCGCGGCGTTTTTAGCCCCTGAGATTGTGACTTCCCCACTCAGGCGGGTAGGCCCCTGCACACGAAATTTATCCATTGAAACTGTTCTCTTTTAAATTCAAAACGTTATCACCAGCCTGAGCCGATGATTCAAAAACCATTTAGTTTGCGGTCGCGCGCCCACTCTTCCGGCGTATAGGTCTTAATAGAAACAGCATGCATGCGGTTGTCAGCGATGAACTCCATCAGCGGGGCATACACCGTTTGCTGCTTTTTGACGCGACTTAACTCGGCGAATAACTCACCCACCGCTATCACCTGAAAGTGGCTGCCATCGCCAGAGACGTGGACTTCCTGGAGGGGCAGTGCGTTCATCAGCACTGTCTGAATTTCATGATTTTCCATGGGGTATCTATTCGTCGATTAATGAATGATGAGATAAGCCACACATCTTAGAGGAAAGTGGCGTCAGCTTAAATAAGCAAAAAGCCCCGGAACTTAACAGTTCGAGGGCTTTGAAAGTAACGTGCTGAAATCATTAGCCTGCCAGATGCGGCAACAATGCCTCTGGCAAATTGTAGAGTTGCGCCAGCGTGCGCAAATTATCAGTGGCGCCCCTAAGCTCGATCTTGTTTCCCTGGCGAGCCACGATGGCTGTCAGGTGAATAAGCAACGCCAGCCCGGCGGTATCAACGCGAGTTAAGCCACTTAGCTCAAAAAGATTGATACCCGCGACCACTTTCTCACGCTGCTGCCAAAGCGAATTAACGGTGCCGCCATCCAGCTCTCCGAAGAAATGCAGCGTTGTACCGTCCAGCTTCCAGCTTAGTTCTTCCGCCATTACTTTTTACTGTCCAGGGTAATTGGCTGTTTCGAAATCGACTGCAGCTGCGCAGTCAAACCATCAATGCCTTTGGTACGCAACAGATCGCTCCACTCATTTTGTTTGGTGGTGATCATGCTGATCCCTTCGGCGATCATATCGTAAGCCTGCCAGTTCCCAGTTTGGCTATTCTTACGCCACTGGAAGTCAAGGCGCACCGGCGGGCGACCGTTTGGATCGATAATCGTCACGCGGATCGCCACGATATCAGCATTACCCAGCGGTTGCTCGGGAGCAATTTGGTAAGTCTGACCATGGTACAGCGCCAGCGCCTGCCCATAAGCCTGCTTAAGGTACTCTTCAAAAGCCTTGAAGTAGGCATCTCGCTGCGCAGGTGTTGCATCTTTGTAGTAACGCCCTAATACCAGCGCACCCGCGTATTTTACCTGCACGTATGGCAGTAATTCCTGGCCAACGATCTCCCGCAGATAATTCGGGTTCTGTCGAATTTGAGGCTGCTCATTTTTCAGACGATCAAAGGTCTTCTGCGCCGCCTCGTTCATTAATTTGTAAGGGTTAGTCTGGTCTGCCGCCATCGCAAATGGGGCGATTACCAGCATGGCTACCATAATAAGACGCTTAAACATCACTCGTTCCTCTTAAATTAATTCGTAGTACCTGACTGCGGTGCGGCATCAGTATGGCCTGCAGAATGGGCTTCGGCATCGCCAGAATTCTTATTATCTCCGTTGCCGCTCTTATAAAGGAACTGGCCTATCAGATCCTCAAGCACCAAAGCAGACTTTGTGTCCTGAATGGTACTGCCATCTTTCAGCATAGATGACCCCAGCTCGGGATCATCAAAACCGAGGTTAAGAGCAATATATTGCTCGCCCAGCAGGCCAGAGGTACGAATCGCCAGAGAGCTTGTATCCGGAATCTGGTTGTAGCGCTGCTCAATGTCCAGCGTTACGCGAGGCAGATAGGTTTTCGGGTCCAGAGCAATACCATCAACACGACCAATAACAACAC
Coding sequences within:
- the mlaD gene encoding outer membrane lipid asymmetry maintenance protein MlaD; translation: MQTKKFEVWVGAFLLVALVAIIFLCLKVANVTSLRSEPTYRVYATFDNIGGLKMSSPVRLGGVVIGRVDGIALDPKTYLPRVTLDIEQRYNQIPDTSSLAIRTSGLLGEQYIALNLGFDDPELGSSMLKDGSTIQDTKSALVLEDLIGQFLYKSGNGDNKNSGDAEAHSAGHTDAAPQSGTTN
- the ispB gene encoding octaprenyl diphosphate synthase; translation: MNLEKINELTAQDMAGVNATILEQLNSDVQLINQLGYYIVSGGGKRIRPMIAVLAARALSYEGQAHVRIAALIEFIHTATLLHDDVVDESDMRRGKATANAAFGNAASVLVGDFIYTRAFQMMTSLGSLKVLEVMSEAVNVIAEGEVLQLMNCNDPDITEESYMRVIYSKTARLFEAAAQCSGILAGATEVQEKALQDYGRYLGTAFQLIDDLLDYSSDGQTLGKNVGDDLNEGKPTLPLLHAMRNGSPEQAQMIREAIEQGNGRHLLEPVLKAMSDCGSLEWTRQRAEEEADKAIDALSVLPDSPHREALISLAHMSVQRDR
- the sfsB gene encoding DNA-binding transcriptional regulator SfsB, with product MENQYVDWHPADIIAGLRKKRTSLAALSRQSGLSSSTLANALSRPWPKGEFIIARALGVAPQIIWPSRYHDPVTHEFIDRTRKIRQQ
- the mlaB gene encoding lipid asymmetry maintenance protein MlaB, whose product is MAEELSWKLDGTTLHFFGELDGGTVNSLWQQREKVVAGINLFELSGLTRVDTAGLALLIHLTAIVARQGNKIELRGATDNLRTLAQLYNLPEALLPHLAG
- the mlaC gene encoding phospholipid-binding protein MlaC, with product MFKRLIMVAMLVIAPFAMAADQTNPYKLMNEAAQKTFDRLKNEQPQIRQNPNYLREIVGQELLPYVQVKYAGALVLGRYYKDATPAQRDAYFKAFEEYLKQAYGQALALYHGQTYQIAPEQPLGNADIVAIRVTIIDPNGRPPVRLDFQWRKNSQTGNWQAYDMIAEGISMITTKQNEWSDLLRTKGIDGLTAQLQSISKQPITLDSKK
- the murA gene encoding UDP-N-acetylglucosamine 1-carboxyvinyltransferase, encoding MDKFRVQGPTRLSGEVTISGAKNAALPILFAALLAEEPVEIQNVPKLKDIDTTMKLLSQLGTKVERNGSVYIDASGVNIFCAPYDLVKTMRASIWALGPLVARFGQGQVSLPGGCAIGARPVDLHITGLEQLGAEIKLEEGYVKASVNGRLKGAHIVMDKVSVGATVTIMSAATLAEGKTIIENAAREPEIVDTANFLNTLGAKISGAGTDRITIEGVARLGGGVYRVLPDRIETGTFLVAAAISGGKILCRNAQPDTLDAVLAKLREAGAEVETGEDWISLDMHGQRPKGVTVRTAPHPGFPTDMQAQFTLLNLVAEGTGVITETIFENRFMHVPELIRMGAHAEIESNTVICHGVEKLSGAQVMATDLRASASLVLAGCIAEGTTIVDRIYHIDRGYERIEDKLQALGAKIERVKGSE
- the ibaG gene encoding BolA family iron metabolism protein IbaG, whose product is MENHEIQTVLMNALPLQEVHVSGDGSHFQVIAVGELFAELSRVKKQQTVYAPLMEFIADNRMHAVSIKTYTPEEWARDRKLNGF